The segment CAGCCTCAGCGCGGTCGAAAAACATCTCCAGAAGGCCTATCGTGCGCTGGTGGAGGTTCGCGGCCGGCTGGATGCGGATTCCCCGGCTCCGCGTCGTCTCGACGTCGAAGGAACGAACGATGTCGCAGATTGACGAAGCAAGGAAGGAGGAAGCCGCGGCCTGGTTCATCCGGCTGCGCGATCCCGCGACCGCCGACTGGGAGGGATTCACCGCCTGGCTCGAGCGCGATTCCGCGAACAACGGCGCCTATGAGGCGGTCGCGCTGGCCGACGACGACTATGCGTCGCTGGTCGAGCAGGCCGCCCCGCCGCAGCCGTCGAACGACAACCCGGCCGGGGAGCCCCGCCGCCTGGGCCGGGTCGCCGGATGGGCGACGGCCGCCGCCGCCGTGATGGTCGCCGCGGTCTCCTACCCGCTGCTGACCGGCGCGCCCGCCACCTATGCGGTCGAAACCGCGGCCGGCCAGCGCAACACCATCCGGCTCGACGACGGCACGCGGATCGACATCAACGGCGATTCGAAGGTCACGCTGCGCAAGGACGACAACCGCTTCGCCTCGCTCGACCGGGGCGAGGCGACCTTCACCGTCACCCATGACGCGAAGAATCCCTTCGCCGTGAAGGTCGGCGACGACGTGATCCAGGACGTCGGCACCGTCTTCAACATCGTCCGCGACGCGGGCGGGATGGAGACGGCGGTGTCGTCGGGCGCGGTCGTCTACAATCCCGAGGGCGAGGCGGTGCGGGTGGCCGCGGGACAGGTGCTGCGCCTGTCGGCCGACGGCAAGACGGTGACGGTCGGCACGGTCGCCCCGGCGGACGTCGCCGCCTGGCGCAAGGACCGGCTGGTCTACGACAATGTCACGCTGGCGCGGGTGGCCGCGGACCTGTCGCGCAACCTGGGGACGCCAGTGCGTATTTCGCCGGACATTGCGGCCCGCCCCTTCAGCGGCGTAATCCTGCTCGGCGGCGATCAGGCCGCGCTGCTCCCGCGCATCGGGGCGATGCTGGACGTGACGATAACGCATGAAGTCGATGGTTGGCGCCTATCGTCGCACGCTGGTGACGGCCGCTAGGGGATTGGCCTGCATGGCAATGGCGGGGGCGCTGGCGCAGCCGGCGCTCGCCCGCGATCTGCGCTCCTTCGACATCAAGCCGGGCCGCCTGTCCGAAGCGATCGTCGCGCTGGGCGTGCAGGGCGGCGTCAGCATCGGCCTGCCGAGCGCCTCCGCCCAGAACCTGCCGGTGCCCGGCGTGCGCGGGCGGCTGTCGGTCGACCGGGCGCTGCGCCGGCTGCTCGCGGGAAGCGGCCTCCACGCCGTGCGGATCGACGACCGCAGCTATACGATCGCGGCGGACCGGGCGAAGCCGCGAACCGCGCCGGTGGCAGCCCCCGCCGGGCCGGTCGCCGCCCCGCCCGACATCATCGTCACCGCCAGCAAGCGCGACATCCGCCTGCGCGACTTCCCCGGCACCATCGCGATGATCGACGCTGCCGCCGCCGGGCTGAACGGCAACGCCCGCTACGGGACCCAGGCGCTGGTCGACATCATCCCCAGCCTGTCGTCGACGCATCTCGGCCCCGGCCGCAACAAGCTGATCATCCGCGGCGTCGCCGACAGCAGCTTCACCGGCCCCACCCAGGCGATCGTCGGCCAGTATCTCGGCGACATCCGGCTCAACTACAACGCGCCCGATCCCGATCTGAACCTCTACGACATGGCCGGGGTCGAGGTGCTCGAAGGACCGCAGGGGACGCTCTACGGCGCGGGGTCGCTCGGCGGGATCGTCCGGCTGGTGCCGACCCCGCCCGACCTGTCGCAGGCCGCGGGATCGGTCGCGGCCGGGATCGGCAAGGTCGAGGGCGGCGGGCCGAGCAACGACCTTGCCGGCATGATCAACCTGCCGATCAGCACCGGCCGGATCGCCCTGCGCGCGGTCGCCTATCGTTCGGTCGACGGCGGCTATATCCGCGACGCCGAGCGCGGGTTGAACCACGTCAACCGATCGAAGGCGGCGGGGGGACGGATCACCCTGCGCGCCCGGCTCGGCGACTGGACGATCGATGCCGGCGGCACGCTGCAGGACATGCAGAACCGCGACGGCCAATATGCCGAGCGCGACCAGCCCCGCTACACCCGGCGCAGCGCGATCGCGCAGCCCTTCGACAACGACTATCGGCTGGGCCAGATCGTCGTCACCCGCAAATGGAACGACATCACCCTGCTGTCG is part of the Rhizorhabdus wittichii RW1 genome and harbors:
- a CDS encoding anti-FecI sigma factor, FecR (PFAM: FecR protein), with the protein product MSQIDEARKEEAAAWFIRLRDPATADWEGFTAWLERDSANNGAYEAVALADDDYASLVEQAAPPQPSNDNPAGEPRRLGRVAGWATAAAAVMVAAVSYPLLTGAPATYAVETAAGQRNTIRLDDGTRIDINGDSKVTLRKDDNRFASLDRGEATFTVTHDAKNPFAVKVGDDVIQDVGTVFNIVRDAGGMETAVSSGAVVYNPEGEAVRVAAGQVLRLSADGKTVTVGTVAPADVAAWRKDRLVYDNVTLARVAADLSRNLGTPVRISPDIAARPFSGVILLGGDQAALLPRIGAMLDVTITHEVDGWRLSSHAGDGR